A single genomic interval of Armigeres subalbatus isolate Guangzhou_Male chromosome 1, GZ_Asu_2, whole genome shotgun sequence harbors:
- the LOC134209378 gene encoding fibroblast growth factor receptor-like 1, with translation MRPPQNWFNVLLATTTVLQLYGNRFFKVIECSRTAVPLSMLSSSSSSLSSSPLMTYGDSEILKLTQCPAGSDARLRCGIKEYHADHMNSSDVRWYFKPCGEGNNRSSCTNRDHLDQVPWRPIDCDGRRCRVTLFIRNTTEADSGLYRCSIHPYRTDNQTQFDIQLIRTFQLDVIKSILDETVGAPELLDNLPANTTALLDSQIVLQCRVFSKVQPSIKWFRRISLNNSPLGDHNFNQDKSIRYLENFYELVPSSGEKPLSEDVYLSKLILHNVSERDIGIYVCVGINYGGVNTADAYVNVVHSNGSTVGSTTTVTGLMALFLIPLGLALIPLVVWICFAFFKKCNRHKVDAKAVVNRATFEADRLAQQVHQHSSGRMIFAPDISPRTTQNGYSKGNHKRNPSYEGSHVYEKINVV, from the exons ATGAGACCACCTCAAAATTGGTTCAACGTGCTTCTGGCTACTACAACCGTACTGCAACTTTATGGCAATAGATTCTTCAAAGTTATTGAGTGCTCAAGGACGGCTGTCCCATTGTCaatgttgtcgtcgtcgtcgtcttcgcTGTCTTCATCTCCATTGATGACTTATGGTGACAGTGAAA TTCTCAAATTGACGCAATGTCCTGCGGGATCGGATGCACGATTGAGATGCGGAATCAAGGAATACCATGCAGACCACATGAACTCGTCCGATGTGCGGTGGTACTTCAag CCATGCGGCGAAGGAAACAACCGCAGTTCATGTACCAACAGAGACCATCTGGACCAGGTGCCGTGGCGTCCGATAGACTGCGATGGACGGCGATGTCGCGTCACCCTCTTTATTCGCAACACTACTGAAGCCGATTCTGGGCTGTACCGATGTAGCATCCATCCCTACCGCACGGATAATCAAACTCAATTTGACATCCAATTGATAAGAACCTTCCAGCTGGACGTTATTA AGTCCATTTTGGACGAAACCGTAGGCGCTCCAGAACTTTTAGACAACCTTCCGGCCAACACCACGGCCCTACTCGATTCCCAAATCGTCCTGCAGTGTCGGgtcttcagcaaagttcaaCCATCGATCAAGTGGTTCCGACGAATCAGCTTGAACAATTCACCGCTCGGCGATCATAACTTCAACCAGGACAAGTCCATCAGATATCTGGAAAACTTCTACGAGCTTGTTCCGTCATCGGGCGAAAAGCCGCTCTCTGAGGATGTATATCTGAGTAAGCTGATCCTGCACAACGTATCCGAACGGGATATCGGCATCTACGTGTGCGTGGGGATCAACTATGGAGGTGTCAACACTGCCGATGCATACGTCAACGTGGTCCATTCGAACGGATCCACCGTCGGCAGCACTACAACCGTAACAGGTTTGATGGCATTGTTTCTGATTCCACTAGGTTTGGCATTGATTCCGCTAGTCGTTTGGATTTGCTTCGCATTTTTTAAGAAATGCAATCGACACAAAGTGGATGCTAAGGCGGTTGTAAATAGAGCAACATTCGAAGCAGATAGATTGGCTCAACAGGTGCATCAGCATTCCAGTGGGCGAATGATTTTCGCGCCAGACATTTCACCAAGGACAACTCAGAATGGGTACAGTAAGGGGAATCACAAGCGGAATCCGAGTTACGAGGGATCTCATGTGTATGAGAAAATAAATGTAGTGTAG